The following coding sequences are from one Plasmodium gaboni strain SY75 chromosome 10, whole genome shotgun sequence window:
- a CDS encoding putative membrane protein (10b antigen) (conserved Plasmodium protein (10b antigen), unknown function) has product MTLEKSLDQENNKTEIENTASKTIPNDINEGMNNKVDKNDGNENGMKKNEGDQNKVDNNKVDNNKVDNNKADHDKVDNNKVDNNKVDNNKVDNNKVDNIKVDNNKVDNNKADNNKDDNNKADNNKADNNKADNNKANNNKINNNKINNNKEDNNKLVNNKGFNNKYNNNNLKNNRDNNKHTKNNRADYNKVENTQTHISNKFQGNEKGYNMNYISKRDANQVKGYKNNYENNRSLSYFYSKKNYNEHFMPVNNVPFKKKGSDLSNNSKKESGNDYTNDNQMNNNMKNNNQSNNNIKNNNQLNNNIKNNNQSNNNIKNNNQSNNNTKNNNQLNNNTKNNKQPNNNTKNNNQMNKNYNKHTKSNEQVEQREKNANVSLKNNEEKQVENVKNINKNNYSGSKNAWIKNEDTNNMNRTSKSGINNGNKNNNNKDDNNKNNSNKNDNNNNNNNNKNDINKNNSNKNDNNKNDNNKNVNNNNNNNNNNNNNNNNNNNEIVNKKKNKKKNKKKPNQVSTNAWTNDKNINLEHIIRNNQKKGTNPNLENDHHNENASITTAISINSNVTHMQTQKNIKYESTNQKEQRKRVQTNSKVSTNMKEDNMTNIEISDFNNVNKSYSTNNNPSPNDNLNKGNAKNKKKGKKNKNNNNSNSNNNNNIMNENKKDINENRVINNNNNKATKKNNTININNNMTDKNNNTENNFGFVNNLNENLEHNSMKLIGNNYPMNLENNEMKKKNITASKNVPNKFNYDMINQGNLNYMYNPLNYYNMNKYYDMPFIDNVPNNLNLMYFDNDMQRNHMMENMINYQGMYNMNNVYNVNNNMEQNTNNNNMYNHNSYANYKPEHLPLNVYEGALEKNNEWGKKKMNKKNNKSGMNQNNNMNQQNVMNQQNVMNQQNVMNQQKVMNYPHNMNHPNNISQQNLINYQHPMNHAQHMNHPDNRNKMNNPNMPNNLTVNLSVSETKQDTKTIPNKEKKKLMNDEGTVLQPLKNNVEHNKENNILTSKKNNTNVNNKKKSKNIQQATHMKHLPNEEENVKQGKTNNINKNNNNNNNNNNNNNNNNNNNNNVESITKNKNNSQYTSTNVENENLNKKEQKGKMNKMKTNTQHLNKEEQNEMNNFTSKNKKGPKRSQQNQKGQFKNSNMNNNAWINNQQGNDQKHLNTNVDKDKNKDFEVNHEIHKFIDYCLKNYGNRNIMDVINEFSSSNGMNENFDELKNIFQIQLNEENFNALAALENEAQTNKFHFINEKNMNDTIEKDIEEIFEDTNKDIIEEYDKFKKMLSESMDESTMRKIQIENKEVKDNKQIKENRQIKENKQIKENKQINDNKDNNEKIEQKKEHIENTTKNMFEENNKINITMPPGLSLPDINRALLHSAYLDNIAVVKKCLEKKADINYFDKIGRSALHYACAGGYYDICELLIKNGAKVNVSDYKNWTPLHIAITKMHKDITELLLKNDANIHALLPHSLSPNRGKTTASMGIHFAAIKGNKEITKLLLQYGAKIDDTDLSNRTALHYAVYRNNCDYVKFLIYEEKANVNIFDIHNRLPIHSACLGGILENVKILVENKSYVHKKDIYNMSPLDIAQIKKFKDIKNYLTKCMNQNFSPISSDHLKKNDEDKEKEIKNVDDFSNEKNEGEQKQNMKNYENIKKENKDIILNMDKQQTNDLEMFNDKFELNDEGKTMDPKEFYNDNQMIKDMLTTTISTVLNERNKNQIKRVVDALGVYISLSLLEKTILIQNYGGIDMVNQKGKRSTGGVFFYLIKYMYKNDIISKFKYDYIVEEEKEKKKTYRKLKKKLLQDEENFKNNDTVLTKKNEENGGVEDKHIDDQKEVKGNNVGTHTTLLGKGKKNFKLVGERKNKNKYSNNSNNKNNENNNNNNNNNETNNNNNNNNNNNNNINNNNNNTQVHNKKNEKKSGCNIKAKEQNNIKNTNNMKKQNLKNEIQNNYQMIIEDEKKNFIKNDNKVPNYDKILLQNNNSNMNISNYNNSAQNFNNEYYNPGMANNNNYYYNSNQYNEHNYNHNNNYNDNNFNNNNYNLNHFNNNYNEFISQNPGNAHMFNGQNNYIPIEQLAVNIPTDGKSVKKKNKKKKNNKNNTQVIVENNKNNDTTYISKDNVEPSFVNVMQDSYGNFHNVHDIAQQKKHFYQMNTTPTTNGNNTNNNTNGLENFKLNNNYNKEMMNYQNNVMSSYLNNARNNAYDYMLRSKNNFPNYMNNQNMFMLNDLNKYYGNNNQKFPLNNMEYMYYNNYTKM; this is encoded by the coding sequence ATGACATTAGAGAAAAGTTTAGATCAAGAAAATAACAAAACAGAAATAGAAAATACTGCAAGTAAGACTATACCTAATGATATTAATGAAGGTATGAATAATAAGGtagataaaaatgatggaaatgaaaatggaatgaaaaaaaatgagGGCGATCAAAATAAGgtagataataataaggtagataataataaggtagataataataaggCTGATCATGATAAAgtagataataataaagtagataataataaagtagataataataaggttgataataataaggttgataatattaaggttgataataataaagtagataataataaggctgataataataaggatgataataataaggctgataataataaggctgataataataaggctgataataataaggcaaataataataagataaataataataagataaataataataaggaagataataataagtTAGTTAACAATAAGGGTTTTAATAATAagtataataataataatttaaagaataataGAGATAACAATAAGcatacaaaaaataatcgTGCGGATTATAACAAAGTTGAAAATACACAAACGcatatatcaaataaattccaaggaaatgaaaaaggttataatatgaattatataagCAAGAGAGATGCAAATCAAGTAAAaggatataaaaataattatgagAATAATAGAAGTttatcttatttttattccAAAAAAAACTACAATGAGCATTTTATGCCTGTGAATAATGTACCttttaaaaagaaaggTAGTGATTTATCTAATAATTCTAAAAAGGAAAGTGGAAATGATTATACAAATGATAACCAgatgaataataatatgaagAATAACAACCaatcaaataataacataaaaaataacaaccaattaaataataacataaaaaataacaaccaatcaaataataacataaaaaataacaaccaatcaaataataacacaaaaaataacaaccaattaaataataacacaaaaaataacaaacaaccaaataataacacaaaaaataacaaccaaatgaataaaaattacAATAAGCATACCAAATCAAATGAACAAGTAGAAcaaagagaaaaaaatgcTAATGtatcattaaaaaataatgaagaaaaacAAGTAGAAAATgtgaaaaatataaataagaataattattcaGGTTCTAAAAACGCATGgattaaaaatgaagatacCAATAATATGAATAGAACAAGTAAGAGTGGTATTAATAATGGTAATAAGaacaataataacaaagatgataataataagaataatagtaataagaatgataataataataataataataataataagaatgatattaataagaataatagcaataagaatgataataataagaatgataataataaaaatgttaataacaataataataataataacaacaacaacaataataataataataataataacgAAATTGTaaataagaagaaaaataaaaagaaaaataaaaaaaaaccaaATCAAGTTAGCACAAATGCTTGGACAAATgacaaaaatattaatttagAACATATCATTAGGAATAACCAAAAGAAAGGTACTAACCCTAATTTAGAGAATGATCATCATAATGAAAATGCAAGTATCACTACGGCCATTAGTATTAATTCGAATGTAACTCATATGCaaacacaaaaaaatataaaatatgaatcAACTAATCAAAAAGAACAAAGAAAAAGAGTGCAAACAAACTCAAAAGTGAGTACTAATATGAAGGAAGATAACATGAcaaatatagaaataagcgattttaataatgtaaataaaagttattctacaaataataatccATCCCCAAATGACAACTTAAATAAAGGAAATGcgaaaaataaaaaaaaaggtaaaaaaaataagaacaacaataatagtaatagtaataataataataatattatgaatgaaaataagaaagatataaatgaaaacagagttattaataataataataataaggccacaaagaaaaataacaccattaatattaataataatatgactgataagaataataatacagaaaataattttggATTTGTCAATAATTTAAACGAGAACTTGGAACACAATTCTATGAAACTCATAGGTAATAATTATCCCATGAATTTAGAAAATAAcgaaatgaaaaaaaaaaacattaCAGCATCAAAAAATGTTCCcaataaatttaattatgATATGATCAATCAAGGAAATTTAAATTACATGTACAATCcattaaattattataatatgaacaaatattatgatatgCCATTTATTGATAATGTTccaaataatttaaatcTCATGTATTTTGACAATGATATGCAGAGAAATCATATGATGGAAAATATGATCAACTATCAAGGCATgtataatatgaataatgtttataatgtaaataataatatggaaCAAAATAccaataataataatatgtataacCATAATTCATATGCGAATTATAAACCCGAACACTTACCATTGAATGTCTACGAAGGAGCACTAGAGAAAAATAACGAATGGggaaaaaagaaaatgaataaaaaaaacaacaaAAGTGGTATGAATCAAAACAATAATATGAACCAACAGAATGTTATGAACCAACAGAATGTTATGAACCAACAGAATGTTATGAACCAACAAAAAGTTATGAACTACCCCCATAATATGAACCACccaaataatataagtCAACAAAATCTAATAAATTATCAACACCCCATGAATCATGCACAGCACATGAATCATCCAGATAATAGaaacaaaatgaataaCCCTAATATGCCTAATAATCTAACTGTCAACCTTTCTGTATCTGAAACAAAACAAGACACCAAAACAATTCCtaataaagaaaagaaaaaactTATGAATGATGAAGGAACAGTACTTCAAccattaaaaaataatgtagAGCACAATAAGgagaataatatattaactTCTAAAAAGAACAACACgaatgtaaataataagaaaaaatcTAAGAATATTCAACAAGCAACCCACATGAAGCATCTTCCgaatgaagaagaaaatgtGAAACAAGGAAAAACAAATAACATCAACAAAAACAACAATAACAACAATAACAACaataacaacaacaataataataataataataataataatgtgGAGAGcattacaaaaaataaaaataattcacAGTACACTTCAACAAATGTggaaaatgaaaatttaaataagAAGGAACAAAAGGGgaaaatgaacaaaatgaaaacaaATACACAACATTTGAATAAAGAAGAACAGAACgaaatgaataattttacaagtaaaaataaaaagggACCTAAACGTTCTCAACAAAATCAAAAAGGGCAATTTAAGAATTCTAATATGAACAACAACGCATGGATAAATAATCAACAAGGAAATGATCAGAAACATTTAAATACAAATGTagataaagataaaaataaagatttTGAAGTGAATCACGAAATTCATAAGTTTATTGATTattgtttaaaaaattatggaaatagaaatataatGGATGTTATAAATGAATTCTCATCATCAAATGGAATGAATGAAAATTTTGATGaattgaaaaatatatttcaaatacaattaaatgaagaaaattttaatgCACTTGCAGCACTAGAAAATGAAGCTcaaacaaataaatttcattttataaatgaaaagaatatGAATGACACCATAGAAAAGGATATTGAGGAAATTTTTGAAGATACAAATAAGGATATAATTGAGGAATATGATaagtttaaaaaaatgttaagTGAGAGCATGGATGAAAGTACAATGAGAAAAATAcaaatagaaaataaagaagtaaaagataataaacaaataaaagaaaacagacaaataaaagaaaacaaacaaataaaagaaaacaaaCAGATAAACGATAATAAAGACAACAATGAAAAGATTGAACAAAAGAAAGAACATATTGAAAACACtacaaaaaatatgtttgaagaaaataacaaaattaatataacCATGCCTCCAGGTTTAAGTTTACCAGATATTAATAGAGCCTTATTACATAGTGCTTATTTAGATAATATAGCAGTTGTAAAAAAATGTCTTGAAAAGAAAGCAgatattaattattttgaCAAAATTGGAAGAAGTGCCTTACATTATGCATGTGCAGGTGGATATTATGATATTTGtgaattattaataaaaaatggTGCAAAAGTAAATGTATCTGACTACAAAAATTGGACACCTTTACATATTGCAATTACGAAGATGCATAAAGATATAACTGAAttgttattaaaaaatgatgcAAATATACATGCTTTATTACCACATTCTTTATCACCTAATAGAGGAAAAACAACCGCTAGTATGGGTATCCATTTTGCAGCTATTAAAGgtaataaagaaataacCAAATTGTTATTACAATATGGAGCTAAAATTGATGATACAGATTTATCTAATAGAACTGCTCTTCATTATGCTgtatatagaaataattGTGATTATGtgaaatttttaatatatgaagaaaagGCAAATGTAAACATATTTGATATACACAATAGATTACCTATTCATTCAGCTTGTTTAGGAGGAATATTagaaaatgtaaaaatattagtGGAAAATAAAAGTTATGTTCAcaaaaaagatatatataatatgagTCCATTAGATATAGcacaaattaaaaaatttaaagatatcaaaaattatttaacCAAATGTATGAATCAAAACTTTTCTCCTATTTCTAGTgatcatttaaaaaaaaatgatgaagataaagaaaaggaaataaaaaatgttgaTGATTTTTCAAATGAAAAGAATGAAGGCgaacaaaaacaaaatatgaaaaattatgaaaatatcaaaaaagaaaataaagatattatattaaatatggATAAACAACAAACGAATGATCTTGAAATGTTTAATGATAAATTTGAATTAAATGATGAAGGTAAAACAATGGATCCTAAAGAATTTTATAATGACAATCAAATGATTAAAGATATGTTAACCACAACTATTAGTACAGTTTTGAATGAACgaaataaaaatcaaataaaacGAGTAGTAGATGCATTAGgtgtatatatatcctTAAGTTTATTGGAAAAAACTATTTTGATTCAGAATTATGGAGGTATTGATATGGTTAATCAAAAAGGTAAAAGAAGTACTGGTGGTGTTTTCTTCTATTTAATCAAATATATGTAcaaaaatgatattatatctaaatttaaatatgatTACATTGTCGAGGAggaaaaggaaaaaaaaaaaacatacagaaagttgaaaaaaaaattattacaaGATGAggaaaattttaaaaacaaTGATACCGTTCTTACCAAGAAAAATGAGGAAAATGGGGGTGTAGAAGACAAACATATTGATGATCAGAAAGAGGTAAAAGGAAATAATGTTGGAACACATACTACATTATTAGGaaagggaaaaaaaaattttaaattgGTAGGTGAAAGGAAAAATAAGAACAAGTACAGCAACAATAgcaataataaaaataatgaaaataataataataataataataataatgaaactaataataataataacaataataacaataataacaacaatattaacaataataataataataccCAGGTGcataacaaaaaaaatgaaaaaaaatcaGGATGCAATATCAAAGcaaaagaacaaaataatattaagaacaccaataatatgaaaaaacaaaatttgaaaaatgaaattcaaaataattatcaaatgataatagaggatgaaaaaaaaaactttataaaaaatgataacaAAGTACCaaattatgataaaattcttttacaaaataataattctaatatgaatataagtaattataataattctgCTCAAAATTTTAAcaatgaatattataatcCCGGTATGgcaaataataataattattattataatagtAACCAATATAACGAACATAATTATAACCATAATAAcaattataatgataataattttaataacaATAACTACAATCTTaatcattttaataataattataatgaattTATATCACAAAATCCAGGAAATGCACATATGTTTAATGGTCAGAATAATTACATCCCAATAGAACAATTAGCAGTAAATATACCAACGGATGGAAAAAGTgtgaagaaaaaaaataaaaaaaaaaaaaataataaaaataatactCAAGTCATTGTAGAgaataacaaaaataatgataCTACTTATATTTCCAAAGATAATGTTGAACCTTCATTTGTAAATGTAATGCAAGATTCTTATGGAAACTTCCACAATGTCCATGATATAGCACAACAGAAGaaacatttttatcaaatgAATACTACACCTACAACTAATGGTAATAatactaataataatacaaatgGACTTGAAAActttaaattaaataataactATAACAAAGAAATGATGAATTATCAGAATAATGTTATGTCATcttatttaaataatgcAAGAAATAATGCATACGATTATATGTTACGCTCAAAAAACAATTTTCCgaattatatgaataatcaaaatatgTTCATGTTAAatgatttaaataaatattatggAAATAATAACCAAAAGTTCcctttaaataatatggaatatatgtattataacAATTATACTAAAATGTGA
- a CDS encoding putative RNA-binding protein — translation MNTKHNNSAHFEKFPCTTNIPYSVQNNFNLEKDTLIKNFEDKNEHINKKSFNKNLGNLIYNISKLILHNSDNKNTDSNNINSQNSDTKHNITNNKSCNNNTTNHNTTNHSITNNNINPNDNQKNNHINNYNDNQKNNHINNYKDSQKNNHINNHNDNQKNNHINNYNDNQKNNHINNHNDNQINNHINNHNDNQINNHINNHNNKHNNKKNSKSNNKNNNKSNNKNNLNSNITCSEYNLLSTNKKNQDITQALEEHITSVTMNNIESNNFLVGDENNGFHQVLNNLDYNKKEKNKNFINNKCNSNIHMNNIENQLYNNVTNIIPTVSKNKYNLFTNNEDYHQENTKHNEILFSNSVNFCNMPNYEQEKKKKEIEGSENYKMNDVSKHTQINYMYRNIDYSKEKVEEESFEKNVANYEENVPEFMNEYKLYNEKVKHDNINNQIIKEIKKNKGNYNFKNIVITNIFLGNIPPNITEERLKNVLEIFGYIIHIEYKWSVDKWSYAFVYFIDEKCAVNAVNFLNQKKFFDNSPNHKLICFIVSKQIPHQNTMHYSKENFSLLKDGPPGANLFLYGIPLKWTELNLIQLVNKYGHVVGLRIPYISKENDKKQGNRGFGFVSYDNKKSAIEAFEELSKMYIHGKLLKVQLKNGEEHLLPAKLKNIYNTNKNKSKDVTNLKTAQSLVSTTDTLNTFNSLTSTEVKKKLKNNKCSNNNMKSSVFISNKNSNNNSTIYNNVNNSNTQHLSIPDTNSSKSLLENEYKNKFPLNNSNNCDSVPSIYSKMFTNYSDKYDLSVVTTEQNFPMYASKLPHNNGTNFCLSNELNTGGEICSYTLNENNSFEGKDTNKKNCGKLLKETDDINKNETFFLNKENRENKYSNNKDIKGEQIKTQNDMTLYNNMESNMMTYKNMEENMAPNKNMETTFSYFNICDNNNNNSKSNYSDSKKINPNNNSNSNGNSSSSSNNNNNNNFENRWDKNTWKKTSNIQSVEENNKHDNTFFNFIDKMDTTRCQGGNIRSNKYSNYNYIEEKNSEKNESSNLNNFKNQFGATPKNLFFFNNSNESEISNINMYNKFFVNENNLYSVDEKNERHNIPAEKNIELTINRIRNETPSSYNEKTKNISSFLNDIWYNNGNNNIIMYNKNSNLHDNNNNIVHNSNSMHYHINDIHSNMKRDNYANNNKWNNNIKGNNSYEYNYKKENNNNNNMFYCNINNNNNDHMSEIEFKQLNGIIEKKKEYLNAVSKEDQEDLDDKENKTTQYFKNMKILFTFLNIYAKQNSLDIDDFFNDEKNMDLFEMLINKKQFDKKDLEYVFNMLQLKNKEKEKMKKEILNHNEYFKENFNHDKVVYTRSNTNMLNMNYNCSNRYPQGNNINSNHNIAQRNENNYYVKNNDAPYDLDINNIIYTNNNFTNLDKYENSNFNMEIKKINDMNVYDNKFIPNVQNNVTKYM, via the exons ATGAACAcaaaacataataatagCGCACATTTTGAAAAGTTCCCATGCACAACTAATATTCCTTACAGTGTTCAGAATAACTTCAATTTAGAAAAAGATacattaataaaaaattttgaagataagaatgaacatataaataaaaagagttttaataaaaatttgggaaatttaatatataatatctcaaaacttatattacataattcagataataaaaatactgacagtaataatattaatagcCAAAATAGTGATActaaacataatataacCAATAACAAAAGCTGTAATAATAACACAACTAATCATAATACTACCAATCATAGTATAAccaataataatattaaccCTAACGataatcaaaaaaataatcatataaataactATAACGataatcaaaaaaataatcatataaataactATAAAGATAgtcaaaaaaataatcatataaataatcataacgataatcaaaaaaataatcatataaataactATAACGataatcaaaaaaataatcatataaataatcataacgataatcaaataaataatcatataaataatcataacgataatcaaataaataatcatataaataatcataaCAATAAGCAcaacaataaaaaaaacagtaaaagtaacaataaaaataacaataaaagtaacaataaaaataaccttaatagtaatattaCATGCAGTGAATACAATTTGCTCAGcacaaataaaaaaaatcaagATATCACACAAGCATTAGAGGAACACATAACATCAGTCACaatgaataatatagaaaGTAATAACTTTTTAGTGGgtgatgaaaataatggTTTTCATCAAGTTTTAAACAATTTagattataataaaaaggagAAGAACAAGAATTTTATTAACAACAAATGTAATAGtaatatacatatgaataatattgaaaaccaattatataataatgttacTAATATAATTCCAACGGTTTCcaagaataaatataatttatttacaaataACGAAGATTATCATCAAGAGAATACTAAAcataatgaaatattatttagCAATTCAGTTAACTTTTGTAATATGCCAAATTATGAAcaagaaaagaaaaaaaaagaaatagaAGGATcagaaaattataaaatgaatgaTGTATCTAAACATACtcaaataaattatatgtatagaAATATAGATTATTCTAAAGAAAAGGTAGAAGAAGAATcttttgaaaaaaatgttgcaaattatgaagaaaatgTACCTGAATTTAtgaatgaatataaattatataatgaaaaagtgaaacatgataatataaataatcaaataattaaagaaataaaaaaaaacaaaggaaattataattttaaaaatattgtaataacaaatattttCCTTGGAAATATCCCACCAAATATCACAGAAGAAagattaaaaaatgttttagaaatatttggttatataattcatattgAATATAAATGGTCTGTTGATAAATGGTCTTATGCTTTTGTATATTTCATTGATGAAAAATGTGCTGTTAATGCTGTCAACTTTTTAAATCAGAAAAAGTTTTTTGATAATTCACCTAATCataaattaatatgttttattGTTTCCAAACAAATTCCTCATCAAAATACGATGCATTACAGTAAAGAAAACTTCTCCTTGTTAAAGGATGGACCACCAG gcgcaaatttatttttatatggAATACCCCTAAAGTGGACCGAACTGAATTTAATACAGCTAGTAAATAAATACGGGCACGTTGTAGGTTTAAGAATTCCGTATATCAGTAAAGAGAATGACAAGAAACAAGGTAATAGAGGTTTTGGATTTGTTTCTTATGATAACAAAAAATCAGCTATAGAAGCCTTTGAAGAATTATCaaaaatgtatatacaTGGAAAGCTTTTAAAGGTTCAGTTAAAGAATGGTGAAGAACATTTATTACCTgcaaaattaaaaaatatttataatacaaataaaaataaatcaaaagATGTTACAAACCTGAAAACCGCACAAAGTTTAGTTAGTACAACAGATACTTTAAATACGTTTAATTCTTTAACTTCAACTGAAGTAAAAAAGAAGCTTAAAAATAACAAGTgttcaaataataatatgaaatcTTCCGtttttatttcaaataaaaatagcaataataatagtactatatataataatgttaataatagtaatacTCAACACCTTTCAATACCTGATACGAATAGCTCAAAAAGTTTATTAGAAAACGAATACAAAAATAAGTTTCCTTTAAACAATTCCAATAATTGCGATTCCGTTCCTAGTATATATTCAAAGATGTTTACAAATTATTCGGATAAATATGATCTAAGTGTTGTTACCACTGAACAAAATTTTCCTATGTATGCATCGAAATTACCACATAATAACGGCACCAATTTCTGTTTATCAAATGAATTGAATACAGGAGGAGAAATTTGTTCTTACACTCTCAATGAAAATAACTCATTTGAAGGAAAGGATActaataaaaagaattgTGGAAAACTGTTAAAGGAAACAgatgatattaataaaaacgaaacattttttttaaataaagaaaacagagaaaataaatatagtaataataaagacATTAAAGGGGAACAAATAAAAACTCAAAATGATATgacattatataataatatggaaaGTAATATGATGacttataaaaatatggaagAAAATATGGCACCCAATAAAAACATGGAAACTACTTTTTCATACTTTAATATTTGcgataataataataataatagtaaaaGTAATTATAGTGACTCCAAAAAGATAAATccaaataataatagtaatagtaatggtaatagtagtagtagtagtaataataataataataacaattttGAAAACAGATGGGATAAAAATACGTGGAAAAAAACAAGCAATATACAATCAGTAGAAGAAAATAACAAACATGATAATACgttttttaatttcataGATAAAATGGATACTACAAGATGCCAAGGAGGAAATATAAGAagtaataaatattcaaattataattacatagaagaaaagaattctgaaaaaaatgaatcATCTAATTTAAACAATTTCAAAAACCAATTTGGTGCAACCCCGAAAAatctctttttttttaataattcaaatgAATCAGAAATttcaaatattaatatgtataataaattttttgttaatgaaaataatttatattcagtagatgaaaaaaatgaaagaCATAATATACCTGcagaaaaaaatattgagCTTACTATAAATAGAATAAGAAATGAAACGCCATCATCATATAATGAAAAgacaaaaaatataagttcctttttaaatgatatatgGTATAACAatggtaataataatattattatgtataaCAAAAATAGTAATTTacatgataataataataatattgttcATAATAGCAATAGTATGCATTACCATATCAATGATATCCATAGCAATATGAAAAGAGATAATTATgcaaataataataagtggaataataatataaagggaaataattcatatgaatataattataaaaaagaaaataataataataataatatgttttattgtaatataaataataataataatgatcaTATGTCTGAAATAGAATTTAAACAATTAAATGGtattattgaaaaaaagaagGAATATTTAAATGCTGTTTCTAAAGAAGACCAAGAAGATTTGgatgataaagaaaataaaacaacacaatattttaaaaatatgaaaattttgtttacatttttaaatatatatgcaaAACAAAATTCATTAGATATAGatgatttttttaatgatgaaaaaaatatggacTTGTTTGAAATGTTAATTAATAAGAAACaatttgataaaaaagatttggaatatgtatttaatatgttacaattaaaaaataaagaaaaggaaaaaatgaaaaaagaaatattaaatcaTAATGAATATTTCAAGGAAAATTTTAACCATGATAAAGTAGTATATACAAGATCAAATACCAATATGCttaatatgaattataaCTGTTCCAATAGGTACCCTCAAGGtaacaatattaatagtaatCATAATATTGCTCAAAGGAATGAAAACAACTATTATGtgaaaaataatgatgCACCATATGATttagatataaataacataatatatacaaataataattttacaaatttagataaatatgaaaatagCAACTTCAATatggaaataaaaaaaattaatgataTGAATGTATACGATAATAAGTTTATACCAAATGTTCAGAATAATGTCActaaatatatgtaa